ATAGAACAGTTGTACTACATGAATGCGTCATAATAATGTCCCCTTCATCGATTAAGAGGTGGGCCCCCACTTCACTGATCTTGTCGATGGACTCTCTTATCGATCTTTTAGAAGAAGCTATACTATTCATAACAACATGTTTTAAAATTTCAACATCAACCTTCTCATCGAGAACCGAATCCACTTTGTGACATACATATTGGATTACAGTCCTGACTGAGACATTTAATGGAAGCTCCTTAGTGAAAAGATCACAACACTCATGTAGTTTTTTTGCATATTCGATTGGGTCTTCTAAAATTGAACTAACAGCATATATCTTGATGGCTTCAAGAGAAGCAATTGCGACATCAGTAGCACCTACGATCCTTCCTCTTTTGATGTCTGACAATGTCTTAATCACGTTTGAGTCTGGGATCATCAAAATGGTGGTGAGCTAGGTCGATTAAAAGGGTTTCTAAATGGATCAATAATTGTTTATGAAATTTGGAAAAGAAGATATATTAGAATTTTAATAGATAGGGGTTAAGTAAAAGGGATAAGGATTTGACTCGTACTATTTTAGGAGTGACTACGGTATCGTCTAAGAATAGAATAACAATACCAAAAAAAGTATGCACAAAATATGGGTTTAAAGAAGGAGACACAATCCTCTTTATCGAACAAGAGGGTAAATTAGTTTTAAAGAAAGGCTTGTTAACAAGAATAGGTTAAAAGAGACTTCTTTAAAGTCGTAAGAGTGGTGAATTTGAACGAAATTAATACAACCTTAACTTCAGTGATTGTAGGTTGTATCCGTAATCAAAAAGGCAATCCGTTAGGTGGAGTCAAGGTATTTTGTGATGGAAAAGACACAAAAACTCTTTTTGATGGTACTTACCGATTTGAGGGGCTCGATCTTGGTACATACACAATAACCGTCAGCCTCAAAGGCTTTGAGAAACAGAATAAAGTAATTACAACTAAAGTGGATGAAATTGTATCATTAAATTTTTATCTTTCAAAAGCCAAGGGAACTGCAAAGATATGTGGCAATGTTTACGATGCTGATACTAAAAAGCCCATAACATTGGGCGGTACAATAATTCTGCTTTTACCAATTTCAAATAGATACGCTCATCTTGATAAGAATGGTTATTATGAATTCTCCGATCTTGTAGATGACAGTTACGATATTTGGACTTCGATTTCAGGATATGTGGACACAAAAGCTACGGTTAAGGTGGAAAAGGACGAGAGGATAAATCATGACATCTACTGCCACCCTATTCAACTTATAGACCCTCCTTGGGGATAACTTCAGACTCTTCGTAACCCCGCATTTTTTGCCATGTAATCTAAATCTATTGTCATTATATCTTCTAAGCCTTCTGGAA
Above is a window of Candidatus Methylarchaceae archaeon HK02M2 DNA encoding:
- a CDS encoding carboxypeptidase-like regulatory domain-containing protein, which translates into the protein MNEINTTLTSVIVGCIRNQKGNPLGGVKVFCDGKDTKTLFDGTYRFEGLDLGTYTITVSLKGFEKQNKVITTKVDEIVSLNFYLSKAKGTAKICGNVYDADTKKPITLGGTIILLLPISNRYAHLDKNGYYEFSDLVDDSYDIWTSISGYVDTKATVKVEKDERINHDIYCHPIQLIDPPWG